In Streptantibioticus cattleyicolor NRRL 8057 = DSM 46488, a genomic segment contains:
- the corA gene encoding magnesium/cobalt transporter CorA → MDGVIVDCAIYRGGHRTEGPADFSDALAQARADGDAYLWIGLHEPTPEEFDLVSSEFGLHPLAVEDALKAHQRPKLETYDDSLFLVLKPVGYAPDTCTVTSGELMVFVGDSFVVTVRHGETSALGEVRRRLEEAPEVLARGPSAVLYAVSDSVVDHYIDVSTQLLTDLEELEAEVFTPGGSDSQGVAGRVYAFKRQVLEFRRCAAPLMQPMLRLTGADVPFVDRRTQPFFRDVADHLNRVNDQVEALDRLLSDILGAHLTQVGVRQNDDMRKISAWAAIAAVPTLIAGVYGMNFDHMPELHTRYGYPTVLVGMVVVCVVLHRFFKRRGWL, encoded by the coding sequence ATGGACGGCGTGATCGTGGACTGCGCCATTTACCGTGGTGGGCACCGTACCGAGGGCCCGGCCGACTTCTCCGACGCCCTCGCCCAGGCCCGGGCGGACGGCGACGCCTACTTGTGGATCGGGCTGCACGAGCCGACGCCGGAGGAGTTCGACCTGGTCAGCAGCGAGTTCGGCCTCCACCCGCTGGCGGTGGAGGACGCGCTCAAGGCCCATCAGCGCCCGAAGTTGGAGACCTACGACGACTCGCTCTTCCTGGTGCTCAAGCCGGTCGGCTACGCCCCGGACACCTGCACGGTGACCAGCGGCGAGCTGATGGTCTTCGTCGGCGACTCGTTCGTGGTGACCGTCCGGCACGGCGAGACCAGCGCCCTGGGCGAGGTGCGCAGACGGCTGGAGGAGGCGCCGGAGGTGCTGGCCCGCGGGCCGAGCGCGGTGCTCTACGCGGTCAGCGACTCGGTGGTCGACCACTACATCGACGTCAGCACCCAACTCCTCACCGATCTGGAGGAGTTGGAGGCCGAGGTGTTCACCCCGGGCGGTTCGGACAGCCAGGGTGTGGCCGGGCGGGTGTACGCCTTCAAGCGCCAGGTGCTGGAGTTCCGCCGCTGCGCCGCCCCGCTGATGCAGCCGATGCTGCGGCTCACCGGCGCCGACGTGCCCTTCGTCGACCGCCGTACCCAGCCGTTCTTCCGTGACGTGGCCGACCACTTGAACCGGGTCAACGACCAGGTGGAGGCGTTGGACCGGCTGCTGAGCGACATCCTGGGGGCCCATCTGACCCAGGTCGGGGTGCGGCAGAACGACGACATGCGCAAGATCTCGGCGTGGGCGGCGATCGCCGCGGTGCCCACCTTGATCGCGGGCGTGTACGGGATGAACTTCGACCACATGCCGGAGCTGCACACCCGGTACGGCTACCCCACGGTGCTGGTGGGGATGGTCGTGGTCTGCGTGGTGCTGCACCGGTTCTTCAAGCGCCGCGGCTGGCTGTGA
- a CDS encoding histidine phosphatase family protein, with protein sequence MPIVILARHGRSTANADGVLAGWSEGVGLDERGGEQAAALATRLAALPLAAVVTSPLQRCRETVQPLLDARPELPVHTDDRVGECHYGDWTGRKLADLAGEPLWKTVQQYPSGAVFPGPGGESVTAMQQRAVAAIRDWNERIERDHGPDAVYLVCSHGDIIKSVAADALGLHLDLFQRLSVEPCSVTAIRYTPLRPFLLRLGDTGEYGGLVPRPDAGAAGRGGSDAVVGGATGTT encoded by the coding sequence ATGCCCATCGTGATCCTGGCCCGGCACGGCCGGTCCACCGCCAACGCCGACGGGGTGCTCGCCGGCTGGTCCGAAGGCGTCGGTCTGGACGAGCGCGGCGGCGAGCAGGCCGCCGCGCTCGCCACCCGGCTCGCCGCGCTGCCGCTGGCCGCCGTCGTCACCAGCCCGCTCCAGCGCTGCCGGGAGACGGTGCAGCCGCTGCTCGACGCCCGCCCCGAGCTGCCGGTGCACACCGACGACCGGGTGGGGGAGTGCCACTACGGCGACTGGACCGGCCGCAAGCTCGCCGACCTCGCCGGGGAGCCGCTGTGGAAGACCGTCCAGCAGTACCCCTCCGGCGCCGTCTTCCCCGGCCCCGGCGGTGAGTCGGTGACCGCCATGCAGCAGCGCGCGGTGGCCGCGATACGCGACTGGAACGAGCGGATCGAACGCGACCACGGTCCGGACGCGGTCTACCTGGTCTGCTCCCACGGCGACATCATCAAGTCCGTCGCCGCCGACGCGCTCGGCCTGCACCTCGACCTCTTCCAGCGGCTGTCGGTGGAGCCCTGCTCGGTGACCGCGATCCGCTACACCCCGCTGCGTCCGTTCCTGCTGCGCCTCGGCGACACCGGCGAGTACGGCGGCCTGGTCCCGCGCCCGGACGCCGGGGCCGCCGGGCGGGGCGGTTCGGACGCGGTGGTCGGCGGAGCCAC